One Pseudochaenichthys georgianus chromosome 7, fPseGeo1.2, whole genome shotgun sequence DNA segment encodes these proteins:
- the LOC117449407 gene encoding FERM domain-containing protein 4B-like isoform X2: MTEGRLCQVQLLEDRKLELLVQQRLLSYELLDLVSSHFNLKEKEFFGIAFCDDNGQRKWLQMDRRVLEHDFSKKSGPIALNFLVRFYLESITQLKDITTVELFFLNAKSAVYNGIIEVESENVFKLAANALQEAKGDYTSDESTRAELKKLPTLPTKVLKEHPSFAYCEDRVIEHYKQLKGVSRGQAIVQYLTLVESLPTYGVHYYEVKDKQGIPWWLGISYKGIGQYDLQDKLKPRKLYQWKQLENLYFREKKFAVEVNDPHRRAVTKRTFGQTGLLIHTWYASHSLIKTIWVMAISQHQFYLDRKQSKGKLVTARSVEEIAMDLTEHGGAKINRLGDAGLNKTLITASNGSLVSTGSADSEMSEEQKKEKLSDLRKKEQEIQDILSKKTKELKKICLREAEITGKLPKEYPLSSGERPPQVRRRVGTAFKLDDLFPYNEDPILRNLESRFALQQKIVEAAKKLANEGELCKTVKKKRRRNCLDAMHKLQQIEDEMNQYRIKKGKKPTQRASVIIADELVRSDCSSLASLPLDDDDSDGVSQRPRSRSVQGSPQLSPMRSLGIEYDVDRRGSPRENHLNKNHSRLAFEGQDASHYYQNPREVSSTHSSPYKTLPRPLRDPRSMPPTPVMTRNAYSSSQLRSEGSPHCFRHRSGSLESQPRLKKESDSEKPIFILSPSHRSNSTEVLEDCSSYTSQSSLDYCGAPNSHYSTLDSRTSTMHRLHRKVEVYGNTGSMPNLVQHPPGSSYSCDTSSHYAPSAYYVDMEPYANGAYVYENDVEGHYNVNPSYQINGYNGHDRYRTYSSDRADSISQNPYATVRPPRNREGPRNELLAKNMQKALVAEHLKGWYHRSKGPGVGGRGMLYDFDSGSQLSLGYQTMPAAFSHSSRTTSFSSVSSVESAGNWRNQLAVGLTDYETPDTPQYTHPAAPASPYNRSPSHSRFHMDGSYMGIH; the protein is encoded by the exons ATGACCGAGGGCAGACTGTGCCAAGTGCAGCTGCTGGAGGACAGGAAGCTGGAGCTGCTGGTTCAG CAAAGGCTGCTGTCGTACGAGCTCCTCGACCTGGTGTCCTCACACTTCAACCTCAAAGAGAAGGAGTTCTTTGGAATCGCATTTTGTGATGACAA TGGGCAGCGTAAATGGTTGCAGATGGACCGCAGAGTTCTTGAACATGACTTTTCCAAGAAGTCTGGGCCCATTGCCCTCAACTTCCTGGTCAG GTTCTATCTAGAAAGCATCACACAGCTTAAGGACATCACCACGGTGGAGTTATTCTTCCTGAATGCAAAATCTGCTGTCTACAAT GGGATTATAGAGGTGGAGAGTGAGAACGTCTTCAAATTAGCCGCAAATGCTTTGCAG GAGGCGAAGGGGGACTACACAAG TGATGAAAGCACAAGAGCTGAACTGAAGAAGCTACCAACTCTTCCCACCAAAGTCCTCAAGGAACATCCATCGTTTGCATACTG TGAGGACCGAGTAATCGAACATTATAAACAGCTGAAAGGAGTCTCCCGAGGACAGGCCATTGTTCA GTATCTGACGTTAGTGGAATCGTTGCCCACGTATGGCGTGCATTATTATGAAGTGAAG GATAAACAAGGGATCCCGTGGTGGCTTGGAATCAGCTATAAGGGCATCGGCCAGTATGACCTGCAGGATAAATTGAAACCTCGAAAG CTTTATCAGTGGAAGCAGCTGGAAAACTTGTACTTCCGGGAGAAGAAATTTGCCGTAGAAGTTAATGATCCACACAG GAGAGCAGTAACCAAGCGCACCTTTGGGCAGACGGGCCTACTCATCCACACGTGGTATGCCAGCCATTCTTTGATCAAAACCATATGGGTCATGGCTATTAGCCAGCACCAGTTCTACCTGGACAGAAAGCAAAGCAAG GGTAAATTAGTAACAGCCAGAAGTGTGGAAGAAATTGCCATGGATCTCACGGAGCACGGAGGGGCGAAAATCAACAGACTGGGAGACGCAGGCCTGAACAAAACCTTAATCACAGCCAGCAATGGCAGCCTGGTGTCGACAG GTTCTGCAGACTCTGAAATGAGTGAAGAACAGAAGAAAGAGAAACTCTCTGATCTGAGGAAAAAAGAGCAGGAGATCCAAGATATTCTGTCCAAGAAAACAAAAGAACTGAAGAAGATTTGCTTGAGAGAGGCG GAGATCACTGGCAAGCTGCCGAAGGAGTATCCCCTCTCTTCAGGAGAAAGACCGCCACAGGTCAGACGGCGAGTTGGCACTGCTTTCAAATTGGATGACTTGTTCCCCTACAATGAG GATCCCATCCTGAGGAACCTGGAGAGCAGATTTGCGCTGCAGCAGAAGATTGTGGAGGCGGCCAAGAAGCTCGCAAATGAAGGAGAACTGTGCAAAACtgtgaagaagaagaggaggagaaacTGTTTGGATGCCATGCACAAACTCCAGCAGATAGAGGATGAGATGAACCAGTACCGCATCAAGAAGGGGAAAAAGCCCACGCAGCGGGCCTCGGTGATCATTGCAG ATGAACTCGTCCGTTCAGACTGCAGCTCGCTGGCTAGTCTCCCGCTGGATGATG ATGACTCGGATGGTGTCAGTCAGAGGCCACGCTCGCGGTCCGTCCAGGGTTCCCCTCAGCTCAGTCCGATGCGATCGCTGGGAATAGAATATGATGTAGATAGACGTGGATCTCCGAGGGAAAATCATCTAAACAAGAACCACAGCAG ACTAGCTTTTGAAGGCCAGGATGCTTCCCACTACTACCAGAATCCAAGAGAGGTCTCCTCCACCCACAGTAGTCCCTATAAAACCCTTCCCAGACCTCTTAGAGATCCACGCAGCATGCCTCCCACCCCGGTTATGACCCGCAATGCCTACAGCAGCAGCCAGCTCAG GTCCGAGGGGTCTCCTCATTGCTTCAGGCATCGCAGCGGGAGTCTGGAGTCGCAGCCTCGGCTAAAAAAAGAGTCTGACTCAGAGAAGCCAATTTTTATCTTGTCACCTTCCCACCGCAGCAACAGCACAGAGGTGTTGGAGGATTGTTCGTCCTACACCAGCCAGTCCAGCCTGGACTACTGCGGGGCGCCCAACTCCCACTACAGTACGCTAGACTCCCGAACCTCAACCATGCATCGTCTCCACAGGAAGGTGGAGGTGTATGGAAATACCGGGAGTATGCCCAACTTGGTCCAGCACCCCCCTGGTTCTAGTTACTCATGTGACACCTCATCACACTATGCACCCAGTGCCTACTATGTGGACATGGAGCCTTACGCTAACGGTGCCTACGTGTATGAGAATGACGTCGAGGGCCACTACAACGTCAACCCTTCCTACCAAATAAATGGGTATAACGGACATGACAGATACAGGACTTACAGCAGCGACCGGGCAGATAGTATTTCCCAGAATCCCTACGCTACAGTGAGGCCGCCGCGAAACAGAGAGGGTCCCAGAAATGAGCTGTTGGCTAAGAACATGCAGAAGGCCCTGGTGGCGGAGCATCTGAAGGGCTGGTACCACCGAAGCAAGGGTCCTGGGGTTGGAGGGAGGGGGATGCTTTATGATTTTGACAGCGGCTCTCAGCTCAGCCTGGGATATCAGACCATGCCAGCAGCTTTCAGCCACTCCAGCAGAACCACCTCCTTTTCTTCAG TGTCCTCAGTGGAAAGCGCAGGCAACTGGCGCAACCAGCTGGCAGTCGGCCTCACAGATTACGAGACACCTGACACACCTCAGTACACACACCCTGCAGCGCCGGCTTCTCCGTACAACCGCAGTCCCTCACACAGCAG ATTTCACATGGATGGAAGCTACATGGGCATCCACTGA
- the LOC117449407 gene encoding FERM domain-containing protein 4B-like isoform X1, producing the protein MTEGRLCQVQLLEDRKLELLVQQRLLSYELLDLVSSHFNLKEKEFFGIAFCDDNGQRKWLQMDRRVLEHDFSKKSGPIALNFLVRFYLESITQLKDITTVELFFLNAKSAVYNGIIEVESENVFKLAANALQEAKGDYTSDESTRAELKKLPTLPTKVLKEHPSFAYCEDRVIEHYKQLKGVSRGQAIVQYLTLVESLPTYGVHYYEVKDKQGIPWWLGISYKGIGQYDLQDKLKPRKLYQWKQLENLYFREKKFAVEVNDPHRRAVTKRTFGQTGLLIHTWYASHSLIKTIWVMAISQHQFYLDRKQSKGKLVTARSVEEIAMDLTEHGGAKINRLGDAGLNKTLITASNGSLVSTGSADSEMSEEQKKEKLSDLRKKEQEIQDILSKKTKELKKICLREAEITGKLPKEYPLSSGERPPQVRRRVGTAFKLDDLFPYNEDPILRNLESRFALQQKIVEAAKKLANEGELCKTVKKKRRRNCLDAMHKLQQIEDEMNQYRIKKGKKPTQRASVIIADELVRSDCSSLASLPLDDDDSDGVSQRPRSRSVQGSPQLSPMRSLGIEYDVDRRGSPRENHLNKNHSRLAFEGQDASHYYQNPREVSSTHSSPYKTLPRPLRDPRSMPPTPVMTRNAYSSSQLRSEGSPHCFRHRSGSLESQPRLKKESDSEKPIFILSPSHRSNSTEVLEDCSSYTSQSSLDYCGAPNSHYSTLDSRTSTMHRLHRKVEVYGNTGSMPNLVQHPPGSSYSCDTSSHYAPSAYYVDMEPYANGAYVYENDVEGHYNVNPSYQINGYNGHDRYRTYSSDRADSISQNPYATVRPPRNREGPRNELLAKNMQKALVAEHLKGWYHRSKGPGVGGRGMLYDFDSGSQLSLGYQTMPAAFSHSSRTTSFSSVSSVESAGNWRNQLAVGLTDYETPDTPQYTHPAAPASPYNRSPSHSRFPPDNKVSETMPKKSESVEVVGSEAASTDEPSDNLSST; encoded by the exons ATGACCGAGGGCAGACTGTGCCAAGTGCAGCTGCTGGAGGACAGGAAGCTGGAGCTGCTGGTTCAG CAAAGGCTGCTGTCGTACGAGCTCCTCGACCTGGTGTCCTCACACTTCAACCTCAAAGAGAAGGAGTTCTTTGGAATCGCATTTTGTGATGACAA TGGGCAGCGTAAATGGTTGCAGATGGACCGCAGAGTTCTTGAACATGACTTTTCCAAGAAGTCTGGGCCCATTGCCCTCAACTTCCTGGTCAG GTTCTATCTAGAAAGCATCACACAGCTTAAGGACATCACCACGGTGGAGTTATTCTTCCTGAATGCAAAATCTGCTGTCTACAAT GGGATTATAGAGGTGGAGAGTGAGAACGTCTTCAAATTAGCCGCAAATGCTTTGCAG GAGGCGAAGGGGGACTACACAAG TGATGAAAGCACAAGAGCTGAACTGAAGAAGCTACCAACTCTTCCCACCAAAGTCCTCAAGGAACATCCATCGTTTGCATACTG TGAGGACCGAGTAATCGAACATTATAAACAGCTGAAAGGAGTCTCCCGAGGACAGGCCATTGTTCA GTATCTGACGTTAGTGGAATCGTTGCCCACGTATGGCGTGCATTATTATGAAGTGAAG GATAAACAAGGGATCCCGTGGTGGCTTGGAATCAGCTATAAGGGCATCGGCCAGTATGACCTGCAGGATAAATTGAAACCTCGAAAG CTTTATCAGTGGAAGCAGCTGGAAAACTTGTACTTCCGGGAGAAGAAATTTGCCGTAGAAGTTAATGATCCACACAG GAGAGCAGTAACCAAGCGCACCTTTGGGCAGACGGGCCTACTCATCCACACGTGGTATGCCAGCCATTCTTTGATCAAAACCATATGGGTCATGGCTATTAGCCAGCACCAGTTCTACCTGGACAGAAAGCAAAGCAAG GGTAAATTAGTAACAGCCAGAAGTGTGGAAGAAATTGCCATGGATCTCACGGAGCACGGAGGGGCGAAAATCAACAGACTGGGAGACGCAGGCCTGAACAAAACCTTAATCACAGCCAGCAATGGCAGCCTGGTGTCGACAG GTTCTGCAGACTCTGAAATGAGTGAAGAACAGAAGAAAGAGAAACTCTCTGATCTGAGGAAAAAAGAGCAGGAGATCCAAGATATTCTGTCCAAGAAAACAAAAGAACTGAAGAAGATTTGCTTGAGAGAGGCG GAGATCACTGGCAAGCTGCCGAAGGAGTATCCCCTCTCTTCAGGAGAAAGACCGCCACAGGTCAGACGGCGAGTTGGCACTGCTTTCAAATTGGATGACTTGTTCCCCTACAATGAG GATCCCATCCTGAGGAACCTGGAGAGCAGATTTGCGCTGCAGCAGAAGATTGTGGAGGCGGCCAAGAAGCTCGCAAATGAAGGAGAACTGTGCAAAACtgtgaagaagaagaggaggagaaacTGTTTGGATGCCATGCACAAACTCCAGCAGATAGAGGATGAGATGAACCAGTACCGCATCAAGAAGGGGAAAAAGCCCACGCAGCGGGCCTCGGTGATCATTGCAG ATGAACTCGTCCGTTCAGACTGCAGCTCGCTGGCTAGTCTCCCGCTGGATGATG ATGACTCGGATGGTGTCAGTCAGAGGCCACGCTCGCGGTCCGTCCAGGGTTCCCCTCAGCTCAGTCCGATGCGATCGCTGGGAATAGAATATGATGTAGATAGACGTGGATCTCCGAGGGAAAATCATCTAAACAAGAACCACAGCAG ACTAGCTTTTGAAGGCCAGGATGCTTCCCACTACTACCAGAATCCAAGAGAGGTCTCCTCCACCCACAGTAGTCCCTATAAAACCCTTCCCAGACCTCTTAGAGATCCACGCAGCATGCCTCCCACCCCGGTTATGACCCGCAATGCCTACAGCAGCAGCCAGCTCAG GTCCGAGGGGTCTCCTCATTGCTTCAGGCATCGCAGCGGGAGTCTGGAGTCGCAGCCTCGGCTAAAAAAAGAGTCTGACTCAGAGAAGCCAATTTTTATCTTGTCACCTTCCCACCGCAGCAACAGCACAGAGGTGTTGGAGGATTGTTCGTCCTACACCAGCCAGTCCAGCCTGGACTACTGCGGGGCGCCCAACTCCCACTACAGTACGCTAGACTCCCGAACCTCAACCATGCATCGTCTCCACAGGAAGGTGGAGGTGTATGGAAATACCGGGAGTATGCCCAACTTGGTCCAGCACCCCCCTGGTTCTAGTTACTCATGTGACACCTCATCACACTATGCACCCAGTGCCTACTATGTGGACATGGAGCCTTACGCTAACGGTGCCTACGTGTATGAGAATGACGTCGAGGGCCACTACAACGTCAACCCTTCCTACCAAATAAATGGGTATAACGGACATGACAGATACAGGACTTACAGCAGCGACCGGGCAGATAGTATTTCCCAGAATCCCTACGCTACAGTGAGGCCGCCGCGAAACAGAGAGGGTCCCAGAAATGAGCTGTTGGCTAAGAACATGCAGAAGGCCCTGGTGGCGGAGCATCTGAAGGGCTGGTACCACCGAAGCAAGGGTCCTGGGGTTGGAGGGAGGGGGATGCTTTATGATTTTGACAGCGGCTCTCAGCTCAGCCTGGGATATCAGACCATGCCAGCAGCTTTCAGCCACTCCAGCAGAACCACCTCCTTTTCTTCAG TGTCCTCAGTGGAAAGCGCAGGCAACTGGCGCAACCAGCTGGCAGTCGGCCTCACAGATTACGAGACACCTGACACACCTCAGTACACACACCCTGCAGCGCCGGCTTCTCCGTACAACCGCAGTCCCTCACACAGCAG ATTTCCTCCAGACAACAAAGTGTCTGAAACAATGCCTAAAAAATCAGAGTCAGTTGAGGTGGTTGGCTCTGAGGCCGCTAGTACAGATGAACCATCAGACAACCTTTCTAGCACTTAA
- the LOC117449407 gene encoding FERM domain-containing protein 4B-like isoform X3, with protein MTEGRLCQVQLLEDRKLELLVQQRLLSYELLDLVSSHFNLKEKEFFGIAFCDDNGQRKWLQMDRRVLEHDFSKKSGPIALNFLVRFYLESITQLKDITTVELFFLNAKSAVYNGIIEVESENVFKLAANALQEAKGDYTSDESTRAELKKLPTLPTKVLKEHPSFAYCEDRVIEHYKQLKGVSRGQAIVQYLTLVESLPTYGVHYYEVKDKQGIPWWLGISYKGIGQYDLQDKLKPRKLYQWKQLENLYFREKKFAVEVNDPHRRAVTKRTFGQTGLLIHTWYASHSLIKTIWVMAISQHQFYLDRKQSKGKLVTARSVEEIAMDLTEHGGAKINRLGDAGLNKTLITASNGSLVSTGSADSEMSEEQKKEKLSDLRKKEQEIQDILSKKTKELKKICLREAEITGKLPKEYPLSSGERPPQVRRRVGTAFKLDDLFPYNEDPILRNLESRFALQQKIVEAAKKLANEGELCKTVKKKRRRNCLDAMHKLQQIEDEMNQYRIKKGKKPTQRASVIIADELVRSDCSSLASLPLDDDDSDGVSQRPRSRSVQGSPQLSPMRSLGIEYDVDRRGSPRENHLNKNHSRSEGSPHCFRHRSGSLESQPRLKKESDSEKPIFILSPSHRSNSTEVLEDCSSYTSQSSLDYCGAPNSHYSTLDSRTSTMHRLHRKVEVYGNTGSMPNLVQHPPGSSYSCDTSSHYAPSAYYVDMEPYANGAYVYENDVEGHYNVNPSYQINGYNGHDRYRTYSSDRADSISQNPYATVRPPRNREGPRNELLAKNMQKALVAEHLKGWYHRSKGPGVGGRGMLYDFDSGSQLSLGYQTMPAAFSHSSRTTSFSSVSSVESAGNWRNQLAVGLTDYETPDTPQYTHPAAPASPYNRSPSHSRFPPDNKVSETMPKKSESVEVVGSEAASTDEPSDNLSST; from the exons ATGACCGAGGGCAGACTGTGCCAAGTGCAGCTGCTGGAGGACAGGAAGCTGGAGCTGCTGGTTCAG CAAAGGCTGCTGTCGTACGAGCTCCTCGACCTGGTGTCCTCACACTTCAACCTCAAAGAGAAGGAGTTCTTTGGAATCGCATTTTGTGATGACAA TGGGCAGCGTAAATGGTTGCAGATGGACCGCAGAGTTCTTGAACATGACTTTTCCAAGAAGTCTGGGCCCATTGCCCTCAACTTCCTGGTCAG GTTCTATCTAGAAAGCATCACACAGCTTAAGGACATCACCACGGTGGAGTTATTCTTCCTGAATGCAAAATCTGCTGTCTACAAT GGGATTATAGAGGTGGAGAGTGAGAACGTCTTCAAATTAGCCGCAAATGCTTTGCAG GAGGCGAAGGGGGACTACACAAG TGATGAAAGCACAAGAGCTGAACTGAAGAAGCTACCAACTCTTCCCACCAAAGTCCTCAAGGAACATCCATCGTTTGCATACTG TGAGGACCGAGTAATCGAACATTATAAACAGCTGAAAGGAGTCTCCCGAGGACAGGCCATTGTTCA GTATCTGACGTTAGTGGAATCGTTGCCCACGTATGGCGTGCATTATTATGAAGTGAAG GATAAACAAGGGATCCCGTGGTGGCTTGGAATCAGCTATAAGGGCATCGGCCAGTATGACCTGCAGGATAAATTGAAACCTCGAAAG CTTTATCAGTGGAAGCAGCTGGAAAACTTGTACTTCCGGGAGAAGAAATTTGCCGTAGAAGTTAATGATCCACACAG GAGAGCAGTAACCAAGCGCACCTTTGGGCAGACGGGCCTACTCATCCACACGTGGTATGCCAGCCATTCTTTGATCAAAACCATATGGGTCATGGCTATTAGCCAGCACCAGTTCTACCTGGACAGAAAGCAAAGCAAG GGTAAATTAGTAACAGCCAGAAGTGTGGAAGAAATTGCCATGGATCTCACGGAGCACGGAGGGGCGAAAATCAACAGACTGGGAGACGCAGGCCTGAACAAAACCTTAATCACAGCCAGCAATGGCAGCCTGGTGTCGACAG GTTCTGCAGACTCTGAAATGAGTGAAGAACAGAAGAAAGAGAAACTCTCTGATCTGAGGAAAAAAGAGCAGGAGATCCAAGATATTCTGTCCAAGAAAACAAAAGAACTGAAGAAGATTTGCTTGAGAGAGGCG GAGATCACTGGCAAGCTGCCGAAGGAGTATCCCCTCTCTTCAGGAGAAAGACCGCCACAGGTCAGACGGCGAGTTGGCACTGCTTTCAAATTGGATGACTTGTTCCCCTACAATGAG GATCCCATCCTGAGGAACCTGGAGAGCAGATTTGCGCTGCAGCAGAAGATTGTGGAGGCGGCCAAGAAGCTCGCAAATGAAGGAGAACTGTGCAAAACtgtgaagaagaagaggaggagaaacTGTTTGGATGCCATGCACAAACTCCAGCAGATAGAGGATGAGATGAACCAGTACCGCATCAAGAAGGGGAAAAAGCCCACGCAGCGGGCCTCGGTGATCATTGCAG ATGAACTCGTCCGTTCAGACTGCAGCTCGCTGGCTAGTCTCCCGCTGGATGATG ATGACTCGGATGGTGTCAGTCAGAGGCCACGCTCGCGGTCCGTCCAGGGTTCCCCTCAGCTCAGTCCGATGCGATCGCTGGGAATAGAATATGATGTAGATAGACGTGGATCTCCGAGGGAAAATCATCTAAACAAGAACCACAGCAG GTCCGAGGGGTCTCCTCATTGCTTCAGGCATCGCAGCGGGAGTCTGGAGTCGCAGCCTCGGCTAAAAAAAGAGTCTGACTCAGAGAAGCCAATTTTTATCTTGTCACCTTCCCACCGCAGCAACAGCACAGAGGTGTTGGAGGATTGTTCGTCCTACACCAGCCAGTCCAGCCTGGACTACTGCGGGGCGCCCAACTCCCACTACAGTACGCTAGACTCCCGAACCTCAACCATGCATCGTCTCCACAGGAAGGTGGAGGTGTATGGAAATACCGGGAGTATGCCCAACTTGGTCCAGCACCCCCCTGGTTCTAGTTACTCATGTGACACCTCATCACACTATGCACCCAGTGCCTACTATGTGGACATGGAGCCTTACGCTAACGGTGCCTACGTGTATGAGAATGACGTCGAGGGCCACTACAACGTCAACCCTTCCTACCAAATAAATGGGTATAACGGACATGACAGATACAGGACTTACAGCAGCGACCGGGCAGATAGTATTTCCCAGAATCCCTACGCTACAGTGAGGCCGCCGCGAAACAGAGAGGGTCCCAGAAATGAGCTGTTGGCTAAGAACATGCAGAAGGCCCTGGTGGCGGAGCATCTGAAGGGCTGGTACCACCGAAGCAAGGGTCCTGGGGTTGGAGGGAGGGGGATGCTTTATGATTTTGACAGCGGCTCTCAGCTCAGCCTGGGATATCAGACCATGCCAGCAGCTTTCAGCCACTCCAGCAGAACCACCTCCTTTTCTTCAG TGTCCTCAGTGGAAAGCGCAGGCAACTGGCGCAACCAGCTGGCAGTCGGCCTCACAGATTACGAGACACCTGACACACCTCAGTACACACACCCTGCAGCGCCGGCTTCTCCGTACAACCGCAGTCCCTCACACAGCAG ATTTCCTCCAGACAACAAAGTGTCTGAAACAATGCCTAAAAAATCAGAGTCAGTTGAGGTGGTTGGCTCTGAGGCCGCTAGTACAGATGAACCATCAGACAACCTTTCTAGCACTTAA